The nucleotide window GAGAGGCACAGAGTGTCTGGGAATCCCCTCACACACCCCTAATGCCCAAAGCTGGATCTTACAGGAACTGTGATTTGCTGCAGTTCATCTGCAGATACGCAGAAAACACACGAGGGTTGGTTCCCTTTCTGCTTACACTAGGGACAAAATAAAGATGCCACTAATAATGACTGTTAGATAAACACCAGCCTCTTCCTGCACCTTGATTTATTCACCATCACTGGCCTGTTTCTCCTACCTGGTTCCACAAGGATTTCCACCTTCCAAGATGAAGTTTCAAATCATCACTTGGTATTTACTGGAGCAGAGCCCACACACAGAAGGGTATTTGCAGCCATTCAAAATGTGTCCCAAACACACACCCTGCACCAGCCTTTTATCAGCTGGCAGTGACCAGCACAATCCCTCTGTCAGCTTATCTAGGGATGAAAATCCTCACAGCCAGTTCTTAGACTGTGCTGAATCTTGGTGCTTTTCTAGCCCTACCCTCTtcaccctgctgcctgcagtaCCATGAGCTTACTGGGTACTGGCACCTTTACAGAACTGGGAAGTATTTTCCCCATCAGAACATTCAACAAACTACATCTGCTTGGGTAATTAAATACggtaacaattaaaaaaaaaaaaaaaaaaaaaaaaaacacggAAAAACCAGACCACAGTGATGTCTCAGCTTATGAAGGTGCTTGCCAAGAGTGGAGATTTGATCTTGCAAGGTGCAACCTGCACAGGTATAAAAAGGCAGTCGGGCAGGGCAGACAGTCCTTTAATGACTCGTAACCAGCTCTCTGTAAAGCACTGTCAGCTCCTCACTGCTGGATTAGTGTGTGTTTGACAGGACTGTTGCAGCATAATAGACAATGAAACACCACAATTTAATCAGTCAGGATATCCAATTACAAGGCAGCTCAAAGATCCTTatttaattcaattttcaaaaccatgattgcaaaaaaaaaaagcccccaagTGAAGCGCCAGCTCAGTTCACAGAGACTTTTCATCACGTTTCTGTCTCAGCTACCAAAATGTACAGAAATGCCAGATGTCACAGGGAGAGACAGTGTAGCAAAGTCTATAAATATTCgaaattatttttccagcaTACATTTGTGATTCATAAAATGTGGTACTATAATGAATTTCAAATGGCATATAAATGTTCAAATACAAGATATTCCTCTGTGCTTTCATAATGCTTTAACAATGTATGTCTGGGTCATATAAAGCTCTTGTTTAACTGGCAAAGATGTGACTAAACCCCCAGTCTTTTAAGCAAAATTACCAAACAAAAAGTAACAATTGCAATTTCAACATTTTTCAAGTGAGGATTTATCTTCCTTTTGTGCACACACAGCTGCTGTGAAAGGCTGCAGTAGCTAGAACTATTCCAGGAAGGGCAAGGGAGGAGTAACCTTTCATCGAAACAATTTTCAGACCAACAAAAGCTTTTGAATAAGGAATCTCTCTGTGGTGATGAACTTGATCTGACAAGCACCTATGTGAAGTGAAAAAACCTCAAGTGTCTGTTCCACAGCACCTGAAATGTGGGAATATTCAGTGAGGTTTTAAGTACAGACCTTTTCCATTAGACACAGGTGGTGTGGCAGAAGCagacctgtgctgctgcagcatcacTCCTGGGGCCAGTGTGgctcaacagcatcttcccaaatCTCTCCTTTGACCACACAGCCCATGCAATTCCAACCCCTGCTCCCAACAGACCAGgaattccctgctccagctaCAGTTTGAAAGATAAACCCCTTGTTATGACTAACTCAACCCCTCCTCTCTTTCCCAAATCACATCATGTGAGTAATTGTCTTACCCACGACTGGAAAACCTTTTAGGAGACTGAGTATTTCCTCTCCTTGGAGATGCACTGCATATTTTTGCAACAAGTCACAGGATCTTGAACAGGCAGATATACAAAGGTGATTTAGGACAAATCCAGAAATATAATCAGACTTCGTAGTGCATTAGAACAAAAGTTCTTTGAAAAAATAACCTACAGTATAATTTTCATCAGTGTTCTAATATTTGTTAAAGAGATTCTGATTTACAAATAGATCTCCCAGAAATGTGGCCATTTGATGTGAATTACATTGTGTGAATTCATATTTTAGGTCTGCTATTAATCATTAAGTCAGCTGTAACTGAGCAGGCTGTGGATGGGCAGTAGTGTGCAGTTCTTGGAAAAGTACAGACATGAACttcaaaaacagagaaaaatctttcaGAACAGAGTTTCAATAACTCCGCTGTGTATTAGGCACTGAGCAGCATTAAATCCAAGGATGTGGGAGAATCCACATGGAGAAGTACAAGAACcaaaaagcacagaacagacacaggtgtgagctgGGCTGCCGTGTTCGGAACTGGACTCCACAGGAACAGAAATGCTaatgaaacaaaccaaaatgatTACTTACAAAATGTTGTGGTTTTTcgtgcttttttccccacatggGTATGTTTAATGAACACAGAACCTCTACTCTTCATTTTTGCCAAGACAGAACAAAGAACTTCAACTGTTCTCTCTGGAATCTGGTTTGGTTGGAGAATATGCAGTTGTTTCAATATCTTCCCACCACACTTTTATAATCTCTCTCTTAGAGAGGATTACATGAAGCAGAAGCTCAACACAGGTAACAAATGCAGAGTCTGCCTTCACTGTCACAAGCACTTATGAAAAATATTGAGAACAAAATTTCAAGAACACTTTAATATACAGAATGAGTGGGATAGATGTGTGGGGCTTATTTTAAAGAGACAGCCTTTATTTAAAGTACTTTGCTTTGTAGATCTTATAAAGTAAACATTAcaatacttatttttttcccacaaatatattaaaactgtttaaatttaaaaggcaATTCCACAAACTGatggatatttttaaagaaaaaaaaatctaacagaAATAGGCAGCTCAACTAAAACTAGATTTTAAACATTCTGTTTTgtcatctttaaaaaaagaaaacagaaaaaacacacTTTTCACCCAGACTTCCTTTACAGCAATAAGGCAACTCCAGGAGATTTGGATAAGCCCCTTGGAGATTACAGATACTGTAACTGGCTGCTCCTCATGCTTTATTACCACCCAAAGGTGCAACTATCCATTAATGACAATCACACTTgtgcattaaaatataaaacttaaattacagatttaaaaaatattactaataGACTTCCCTATCATAAAATGCTTTACATTTACAGTACTTGAACTATTTCAGTTCTGGGTTGATGAGGTTTAAGCAATTTACCACTGCAAGAATTAAGACTCGAGCTCACAAACAGCACAGCCCAACCAGGGGCAGCAGCGACAGTCGGTAGAGTCGTAGTGCAAATCAAAATAAGGAGTGCAGAACTGCACTAAGTGTTTACATTTCTAAAATACAAATGAACAAGATGAGCTCTTATATTGTACATGCAATAAATTACAGTAAGCACATGGCAATGGGGCTGGGGCATTCTACAAGTGTAGCTGGTGTACCAGAGCTGAAGCCTGTGAAAGATAGGACTCagtaaacaaaacatttcaaagctCTGTTGTCACTTGAACTCTGCTTTCATGCTTTGTATTTCTGCTTCCCCGTCTCACTGATCACACAGATAtgctgaaacaaaataaaataaaagttccTGTTAGGAAAGTGACCTAAGAGACCAAGGTTTGACATCAATAACAAGCTTCTGAAAGTAACACAAGCATGCTGTACACACTTCAGAAGGAAGAATCTTCTGACGCTGTTTATGCAGAAAAACTTAGGCCTTTTTTTGGTCCAAAAATCTCCACATTGCTTTTTTTAATCCTCTCCTAATTGTCCCACCCAGTGTCTGCTGGGTATGGTGAGACCCAGATGAAGAGttaatgataaaaataataaaatgtgaGCTCTTCTTAACTTCTTCCCAGGTCTCTCTTTAACTCTGACATAACTAAGCAAATGAACTTATTTGTTACAGGCACCTGGTGAGACAAGAAACTTCACACAAACTTCACATTATTTCAAAGCTGACAGTTGTGCAGCCTCCACTCTCcacacagcaaaataatttttttcgtTTTATCAGAGCTCGCTGCTGCCCTGCTATTCTCAGACTTGTTCTCATCACTGGAATATGAGGCATGATTTACAGAGCAAGGAGAATGATGTAAGGAgatttcccttccttcctcctccccagttctaaatggagaaaaacataCAGGAGAAATTACTTACGTTCAAATCTCTGAAGTATTCATTGTAATCTAGGGCGTATCCCACAACAAATTTGTCTGGCACTTCAAAGCCAACAACTGAAAAAGACCATAAGTCACCAGAGTGGTAGAAAAAGAACTTCCTAAAGTTCACTGGATCTTTTTACAGAGACAGTATGGAATTTTATAGATACAGACTGCAACTCATTTTACTTCTTCCACTCTAGTACCCACAGATTAATATTTCAGCTATTTTACAATTTTAACTTATGTTGCTGATTTATCaactaaaagaaattaaatagatGTATTTATTGGTTCCCACACAGCTGCCTGGTGCTAGTCTGCAAGAAATGAATGGAAGCTCTTAAATTTCCTGACAGGATATTTTTATGAGAATTTAAAATTCCTTGAAAATGTCCTTTGATTTTGCAAATATGTACAGAAGTGCCAATCCTTCCTGGCACTTCCTAGATAACCTGACTtgccagtgcagcagcagtggaCTCACGAGCACAACACAAGTCCCACCCACACCACTGGAGCTGCACTCCAGACAGGGCTGCAGGAAGGGTCATTTGCAGGTTTCAGGAACAGGCTGGCTGCTTTGGGTTTGCTTtgggctttgggttttttgtgtttggttGTGATTTGTATCTCCCAAAACGTCTGCATAAAAACAGAACATCAGCTATTCCAGATTGTCTGAACAGCTCTAGCAGGACACTTTGTCAGGCAGGACTAATCCACCTTGTCTACACACActataaaatgacaaaaaaaaaaaaattatctaaaattTCCAAAGGGCTTTTCCCCATCATGCTAAAATGAAAGACTCCTGAGCAGGAAAGCTGTGTCTTTTCTCTCCCTGGCTACAATGAGGAAAACAGGGAGAGAAACTGTGGAGTTAAAATAAAAGGCTGTGGACACTTTTAGAACAATTAAGGTGATGATTAGCATTTACTGGACCTCACAAAACAGGGATAAAATGGAGGCCCAGCCATTGCTGCCTTGTTGTCTCCTTCAGAGCTCACATCCTCCTCTGACAGGTTATTTATGGGGACAGATGGCAAAACAAGTCATCTGCTGCAAGATGCTCCAAAGGCACTGTTAGCCCAGCTAAGCCTATAATGGGATCCCAGGAACGAGGGGTGCCCTTGAATGAGGGGAACACCTCGATGAAGCCTCGAGGTATGGAAAAGCTTCACTTACAGAGCACTGTACAACCttggaaaggaggaggaagaggatgtgATTCTGCTGCTCAATTCTCCTCACTTCCATAATGAATGGAACAGGGTTAaaacacacagccctgcccaaggcaggagGAGCTGTCACTCCCACCACTGTCTGCTGTGGATGTTGTTCCTTCACTAACAGTCTTGGGACAGACATGAGAGGACAAGAAGGGAGTCATTCAGATGCTCAGACATAACCAGTGCCAATTTAGACATTTTAACACTGTAAACTTTTATCAGACCTGCTACCCCATGTGGTCCTCCCACATTCTTGGGGACAGCCAAATGGCAGGAGGTAGCTAGGCTAAGGCACACAAATCACTCCCAGAAGTGTCAAAGGTGAATCCAGCAGATTCCACTGACTGCAGCATTTGACTACATGCAAGTTGAGAGAATTTGCACATGACAGAGGTGTAAGCTAGACCAAAATATCAAAGTTTGATTTTCAATATAATAAAAAGTTGCAAATGTTACAAATCCTGATTAACTTTCCAAAAGATGTTCCAAATATTCAAATTATCAAAATAAGAGCAAGCTTTATCAAGAAGAATTAGTGAAAACCTGTTTGGAACATCCTTGGACTTTGAGCAAAAGGTACACAATAAGCAAACATACTTTTGATAATGAAAAATGGTTGTCAAAAGTCACTTACAGTCTGGCCGGTATCCCACACTTCGAGGAGTTCTTTTCACCAACAAACtgtcaaataaaattaatgtacAACTGAAACATGGAAAACCATTACTTTACTGTCAGGTACAAAAGATCATAATAACAAAATCAAAACTTCCTAGAATCATGAATGGTTCACAGCCTAAAGGCTGACTAACAGGTCTGcaagggaagggctgggagacACTGATCTGGATGgattttcactgtgaaaagtCACTTAGTGGGACTTTATATATATTAAGAACTTCAGGTGCAATTTACCTTGTAAGTAAAGAGGCAACAATCTGGGATGTGGCccaagaaaaaaagcccaacaaaagCCTAAATTTTATGAAGGAAAAGTTGAGCTGCTTGAATGTGACCTCAATTGTATTTGCACAACTTGTCCTTAACTGCTTTTCACTGGAAGTACTAATTACCCccataaagaaaatttaattgaTTCTGATAATCAGAATTAATAGTCAGAAGGGTAAAAAGCAAGGAGATACAGAGCTGGGGGTACAGTGGCAGAGAGAAGTGCCCTGCTAACTTAGTTTGATTTGCTCTCTATTCAGCAAAGTTTGATTTGCTCTCTATTCAGCAAAGCACTTCTACCTCTTATGAGACAATCCCATAGGCCTGAGTTGTCTgtctgaggaaaagaaaaggtggTTGATGGCTGAATGCAAACAGGACCATCATAACTCTGTACACCAAGCACCGacccccttccctcctgcatcACTCCTGAAGACGTGGCTTCATTTGCCACTTTTGATTTTAGTTTCTGAAATTTCTGATTGGGAGACTTAATTTTTGATAATTGGTGTAGAATTTGAtcaaagaaaacccaaaattgTGCTGGCATTAGTTCACATCTCCCTACTACAACTACTTCATtgtctgaaggaaaataaatagaaacctaaaaaaccccaaaaccaacaacaacaacaaaaaaaaaccaactcaaaACCCCCAACCTAATCAACAACCAAAACAttaacaaagaagaaaagataTATAAGAGAGAGAAGTCAAGCAACTACAAACGTAAAACCATCTAGAATGATCATGTTTCCCTAGTCAGGTCTTTCCCTGGGCAGACCCAAATTACTGCAGCAGgtttaaaatacaggaaatagGTGTttatatgatatgatatgatatgatatgatatgatatgatatgatattatTTTTACGCTGTAGTGTTACAACACTTCATATTTAAAAACTGGCCAGGGAGAAATCCACAACGGCCTCACCTTCAGCAGGTCACCTCCAGACTACCAGGAAGAAGAGCTGTTCTGGTAAGTCTAACAAGTGCTTTGACATTGTTATGGCAACACAAGTGATTAGATATTACACCAAGCTCTGCTTTATCTCTAATCCCCAGCAATCATtatgcttttattaaaaaatacacaacCACAGCATAGCAACGCAACAGATGCAATTTGAAAAGAAGTAGGAGGAATGTTGGTATTGGTTAATAATACAATATTATCCTCAATATTTCTTGTTGGTTGCAAGTTATTTAATTATGAAATGTTTTGAAACAAATTGATTAAAAGTGTAACTACGTGAAAAAGCCTGGAAGAGCATATGGCTGGGTGACTCACAGAATGACCTCTAAAGCTCAGCTGTACTATGCACCTTACACACTCATTCTAGTGTGCAAACTAATTAAATTCCACaattaaagaaggaaaaataaaaaaatgtctCCATTGCACAGGTACACCACTGCAGTACAGTGAAGTTGCAGATAGTGGCAGCAGAAACAAACATCTTTGGAGAGACACTGCACTCAAGTAAGTGACAACCACTAATTATTCTTATTCCCCCTTCTAGTTCAAGTCTACATTTAAGAACTAAATTTGTGCTGAAAATACCTCTATTAACTTGAGTGGGTATTTCTTTTAAGATTTTAATTCTTCTAGATACTTCTAAACTTGGGCTTCAGTGGTAAAAGCCCACAAACCTTACCATAATATGACAGGcaagaggtgctccaggcatgCACAGGTTATGCCCTTCTGAAGTACAGGAACTCTTCCAGCAATAAGACTGGAGAGAACAGTGTTTCCAATTTCCTTAGCATATATATGTGCTCACAGCATGCAAAAGTGCTTTAGGAGTTTAAACAAGCAGTGACTTCAACAGATCACATCACATATGGCTCCTGCAGAAACGTTCCCTCCTGTGTCTGTTCCACAGAAATGTGTTCTatatttgttttttactttttggtttggggttttttaaaaccttcttaAGGTGAAAACCAGCACAAATAATAATCAAACATTTACCTGGCTACTTTCACCATCTTTGGATTGTACTGTTTAAGGAGAGACAGCaatgttttcattgttttacCAGTATCAATTAtatcctgaaaataaaaaaaatactcatGTAAGACAGAATATTAACCATGTCAGAGTAGCACTTTCAAGTTTCAACCACCAAAAGTGTTCATCCACAGCAGCATGAAAATATGGCAAATTACAGCCTGTAAAAATGCTCACAACCAAATCCAGGTGGCATGAAACCCAGCACTGGGCTTGCACAACCACACTGGGTAAAGTGATCACACACATTAACAAGAGTGCTTAATTGTTCTGGATAACCATGGCtttggaagcagctgctgaacaAGCAGTTACTGCAATGACCTGCTTGACTCCTTCTGGATATTTTATGGCTTGTGCTCCTTGCAGCAATGAGATAACGTTTAATTTGAGTATGATAAGAGTAGTGTTAGTCTTGCTGTTGAGCTCAGTTACAGAGTAttctacaggaaaaaaagcaaaaagggaaaacagacagaACAACCCATTACTGCACTTAAAGGAAAAGGAGTACAACCTACTTTACAGAGCCAAGAAATACCTGAAGAAATTACACAGGGAAGTCTGGGTGCAGTTCTGAAGTccaaaacacaccaaaataaattttgacACAGCATTTTAATCCCATTCACTGCAcatataaacagaaaataaaaagagaatataTGGCTTGAAACTGAAGCATCAGAAATGGCCTCCTCATTTGGACTAAACAATCACACCATCTTTAAGAGGGACAGTCCTTGCCCTGGCCTAAAATCAAATCTATTTCAAGTGAAGGAGGCAGACAGCAAATAAGCAGCAATATCTTGGTTTCAGCTGATTTTCCCATGACTtcgtttttttaaataaaaatcaaacaacGAAATCAACAGAGCACCTGTCAGCATTACCATTAACACTCAATGCCTTTAATCATTAAACTCCAGAGAAGTTGAAGATGTACAGGTATATGGATAAAAATCAAAGCTGGTAAATAAACATGCTCTAAGAAAAAAGCAGAACCTATTACTGATTTTCTGCTGTGTGATGAGCTGTTTATTTGAGATTAATTTCCATTTTGTACTGAACTTTTTGGACATTAAAGGGATGCAGTAAAGCCTAGCACTCAATACATTAAATTTACAATAGATGCATTTTATCATTTGACAGTTAAAATGGTGATCAGCAAGTGCTCATATCTGACTGTGTAAGACGAGTCAATGGACAGATGATTCACTAAATAAATAAGAAACTAAACTAATCTGGGGATTACATTCATCTGAAATGGAGCAGATACATAATTAAACACATCTGTCTATCTGAAGCAAAATACACTTCAAAGGACACCACTTATCACACAATGACTGCTGTACATATACTATTTTGGTAGGAGTTTTGGAACCGCATGTGCTTCCTGTGGAATAATATAACCTTCCCAAATTAGGAAAATAATacacagaaacacattttatgGGAGGAAACATCCTTTCCTTTGGCTGATGCATCAGTTGCCATAGTTGTTTCTTTGCTTACAAACATGCCATTTCCATATTTGGAGCCTTAACACATTATTAGATTGCCCATCCACTTTTCCTGTctactgctgctgcctccccatCCTGAAATTGCCAATTGTACTCAAGGAAAGTGACACTGGCTGCACATTAGCAATTGTGTTCATCAAGACAGGTATGAAAGCAAGAACTAAGCAACAGCACCTACCAGGCAATCAAACTGAGCTGTACTGAACCTGGTATCACCCAGAGAACCATGACAAGACAGAGAAATGGGAATTCAGCAATTGCAAAATGCCAATTAAGAATTAGCATTCTCTGTGTCACTATTCTCTAAACAAACTTCACACAGGGACACTGGACTTAGATCtgtttttcacatattttaGGATATTCACACCACACTCTACCTCTGCAGTTTAGTTTCCTAACTTGCTGGGATGAACTCAGAGCAATAACATGCTTagtatcactttttttttcaggctttttttttcaaacaaaacaaaacaaaacaaaaaaaaggaaaaaatttgacaaatctcagaaaactgaaagaaaatacaaaccATTTTAGATGGATGTTTTCCTGGTTAAGTATAGCAATTGAACAAAATCTGAGAATTCAAAACACAGCTTAGCTCAAATTCAGAGACCACTTGCAAAATTCAGGCCTGAAATCAGAAGCTGGAAACCTTGAAACCAGAAACTGTAGGTTTTCTGGCTTAGGAACAACTTCTATTAGAACTCTTTTGCCTGTCACACATTAGAACTTCCAAGTAAAACACAATACTTACTTCTACGATCAAAAcattctggaaagaaagaaaaggaaaaacaaatccatTAGTATCTAGACAACATATAATTTCTTATTAATCTTCATAACTCATTTTCAGTGCACTTAAGTATTTGCATCACCATTTATGTATGTTTACATGTGTAACAGCAACTGCTTTGTAGTTTAATGTTTCTGATGCTCTAATAAAAATTAGCTGAGATTCTTCTGAACAGCTCAAGTTAAGTACAGTCTTTGAATTATTCAGACTTTGAAAATTCTAGACATATGTGAAAGATCAAAACAGAACCTACACAATTCCCATTCTTTTAGAGAAGGGTGTCCTACTGCAGAGGCATGTACAATTCTGTCATACCTACATCTTTACATTGACACACGTCTTGAAAATCACCTATGTGTGAGGAGAAGGGGAAAGTGATGTGTTCTGacagagcaggagcagtggTGCTTTAACCCCTGATATCTGGCTCAATGATCTCCATAGAGTCACTGGAGAAAAGCAGATTCCCAATTTACATTCCTATTTCCTCCTCTTGTCTCTGCCTATCATGAGGACCTGTGTTCCTGACGTGGGCTGCACCTTACACATCTCGACAGTATGAATTCCCAGCACTCCTTCAGTGGAAcaaacagacacacacacagctgtaCCTTTCCAGTCAAGGTTGAGAGGTCATCTCCCCCAATAACTTTGATATCTCCAGTTGACTGATCATTCTAAGAAAGAGGAGAGTGAACATTTACATGATAAGAATTAGACTGACTTTCTTCTTGCAGTAAATATCAAAACTGTGAAGTACACAACTAGTAAATGTTAAAGCTTTCAGAAGCATGGCAACAACAGCATCTCTATGAACAAAGAACTTAAGAGCTCAACATCAAAGATAGTATTTCAGATAAAAGACTGTTTGGCAAGAGATTTGCATCAACACATATTCTGTGACCAttatatacacatatgtatCTAAAAGCAAGGATTTACTATGCATTGTCTACAGAtatagaaacaggaaaaaactaTTTCTGGTTTCCAAGTTACAGGATGCTATATAGCTggtaatttacattttaaacttTATGCTTTAGAAAGTCTTACTCTGAATAAGAATAGGCAATCATAAGAAGAACAGCCAGCAAACAAGGCACTGATTGCTATGTAGAACAATAAGCTACAAAAATAGCCAGAAAAGCTTATGCTTAGTTTATGGCCAATATTGGTAACAAATCAAATTAGTTCTTATACAATTGAACACTAACACAGGTACACTACACTGCATTTTGCTTCAGTAAATCCAAACTgtgataaaaatgtaaattaaatgtTATACAGGAAAGTTAAAAACAGCTGCTAGGAGTGCCTCAAATCTTTGCAGTTTATTAAACTCACTGAGCTGACTTTAAACCTCAACAGTGTCTAACAGTTCATATTAGATGTCATATGCAGGTGTTAAGTTCCTGAGCAATGAAAGGGTGAAAAAACAGTTAAAGATTTCTCACATTGGTTATAACCAGATTTCCACTGGCAAGAACTTTGTTTAATCATTAAGCAATGTTTTAATGATCTTCAGGAGCCTCATCTCTGACTTCAGTACTGGTAAGACTTCAATGCTTCATGGTTTAACACATAAGAGTTTACTGTTTAGATCTGTTTTCACTGCCTCCCTGTTGTCACTGCTGGAAAACAATAATGTTTTACAAGACTGTAACTCCAGACTCAAGTGACTAAAGTGGCATTTTAAGTTCCTTACAGAATCTGCTGTAAATTTTGGTTAGCAGAGACCCTTCAGAATACTGCTGTGACCAGAGTTTACCACATACTCCACTGAAAATCCCTATTTTCACCAGTGACAGTGCAACACATCCACTATCTTTTGGCTGCCCTTCATGACTATCAACATTTGCTCATTTCCATGCTTAAATGCAGGAGACTGATGAAAAGCCATTCTTCTTGTAACACAAACCGAATACACTGTCAAGAATACTGAGAACCAGATCTGATCACAAACCCTATCTTAACATTTTTAACAGCTTGCCAGACCCCTAAAATTCATCTGTAAGGACTTGGAAAACTGGAATTAAAAGTTTAGTCATAGCTTGATCATGTCAGTATtcttagaaaattattttgggtGCAGTACAGCATGAATTTTGCAttgcaacacaaaaaaaaaaaaaaaaaagcttgtaaatattaaattatcAGTTTGACAAGAATAGAACTTCAATTACATAAATTACAGAACCATTAAAAAGTTCATCTGCTTCATTTATGTGACCAGGATATTTTTAACATCTTTTATCCAGCCTGTAAAGGCAGGCAGCATGATCCAGTAATCACATCCAGAGACAGCAACAAGAGAGCTGAAAGCTCCACTTTCAACTGCCCATTACAGTTTGTGATGATTTTCACACCACTGAACACAGATCCCTTCATGTAGCAAAGCACAGATCAAAACTACAGAGCAGATTTAGCACTCTGACGCTATTTCTGATGGAAGACCCAGTCAAGCTGTTACATACACATCCAGGACAGGATAATCTTATCCAGTCTATCAAATTATGCAATCTAAAGGACCTAAATTTGGATATTAATAACCACCTAAGAGAGTCTACAGAACAGAAATGCTCATAAATATTGTAGTGGAGGCATCACATAAAAGCAGCTCCTTCCTCACTCATCCAGAacaagaaaacattattttatagAACTGCCTGACAAAATCAAAAACCCTCAAGCCAACACCTCAAGGAAAATGTCTGGCTTCAACAGCTTTCTGACaacatttctctgcttttctcctcaTCTATTGTTTCTATAGTAAAAACATAATTGTAATCTCCATAAAACTTACTTTGCTGTTTACTCCCTTATTAATATCAAGGCACTGTAGTTCTGAGTGGgaataaacaaaaacaactgTAGTAAAGAAATGAACCAAAACACAC belongs to Lonchura striata isolate bLonStr1 chromosome 14, bLonStr1.mat, whole genome shotgun sequence and includes:
- the HPRT1 gene encoding hypoxanthine-guanine phosphoribosyltransferase, which translates into the protein MATPSPCIVIGDDEQGYDLDLFCIPKHYADDLEKVYIPHGLIMDRTERLAREIMKGMGGHHIVALCVLKGGYKFFADLLDYIKALNRNSDKSIPMTVDFIRLKSYCNDQSTGDIKVIGGDDLSTLTGKNVLIVEDIIDTGKTMKTLLSLLKQYNPKMVKVASLLVKRTPRSVGYRPDFVGFEVPDKFVVGYALDYNEYFRDLNHICVISETGKQKYKA